The Capsicum annuum cultivar UCD-10X-F1 unplaced genomic scaffold, UCD10Xv1.1 ctg70699, whole genome shotgun sequence DNA segment GGATAGGTTGGAttcatatttggttagagattgtaccatTGCTTCtttgaataaagacatggatatagcgaGGAtgcaagcttttgcacagaaactGGAGGATCAGAGACAAAGAAGGAGGGCACAAGAGATAGAAAGGGGGCAagccaagagggccagatctacaggacAGTTTACACCACCCTAGGGTGAGTTTAGGCCACGATTTTCTAACAGGCCACCCAGGCCATCATCCTCTTACTCTACAGCTAGTACTCCACCACAACTTCAAGGGTCTAGAAATGATCAATTTGGGCAGAGAAGTGAGGGCCAAGGTACACGGACAACAAGATATTCGGGAAGCCAGCAAATGCCTCCTAGGCAGCCTTGCAGACAATGTGGGAGATATCATATAGGTGCGTGTCGCATGGGAACAGATGTTTGTTATTGGTGTGGTATGCCAGGGCATGTAATAAAAGATTGCCCAAGAAGATGCAGGGGTGATATGGCACAACCTACTGGATCagctgttgcatcatcatcatcagtgccTCCATCAGGTAGAGGTGAGCAATTTCCTATAGGTCGCGGCAGAGGTATTAGAGGGACAGCTAGTTCCAGCGTGGCCCAAAATCGCACATATGCTCTAGGGACTCGACAGAACCTGGAAGCTTCACccgatgtggttataggtacattgtccatcttctCACATAAAGCGTATGCATTAATTGACCCTGGTTCTACATTGTCATATATTACTCCATTAGTTGCTGGGAAGCTTGGTAGAACACCTAAATTATTGAATCAACCACTTGCGGTGTCTACACCAACTGGGGAGTCGATTATAGCTAGAAGAGTCTATTGTGACTGCATAGTGACTATCTGCGACCGAGATACATTAGCTGATCTTAtcgagttagaaatggtagaatttgatgttataatgggtatggattggttggcttcttgctATGCCACCGTTGACTGCCGAACCAAGAGAGTGTATTTTCACTTTCCAAATGAAGCAGTCCTTGAATGGGAAGGCAATATTGGGGCACCAAaagggaggtttatctcttattttaaagccagaaaaatgatatcaaagggatATATATGTCATCTCGTTAGAGTAAGAGATGTGGAGGCAGAATCACCAACTATCCAGTCTGTtccaatagtgaatgaatttatTGATGTCTTTCCTGAGGAACTCCCTGGTTTGCCTCCAGAacgagaaatagactttggtattgactTATTACCAGGCACtgagcctatctctatccctccatatagaatggccccggcaGAATTACGTGAGTTAAAGGAGCAACTGAAAGACTTgttagaaaagggttttataaggcctagtgtgtccccttggggtgcaccagttttatttgtgcgtaaaaaggatggcacattgaggatgtgtattgactaccgacaactgaatagggtgacaattaagaataaatatcccctccccagaattgatgacttgtttgatcagttacagggtgccaaataCTTTTCAAAGATCGATTTGAGATCAGGTTATCATTAGGTGAGGGTGAAGGAAAAGGATATAtctaagacagctttccgaaccagatatggccactttgaatttcttgttatgtCGTTTGGGCTAACGAATGCACCAgcagtttttatggatttgatgaatagagtgttcaagcctTTCCTGGATGTGTTCgtgatagtatttatagatgatattctggtgtattcaaggtcagaagaggaccatgcaaATCATTTACGACTAGTGCTACAAGTTCTCCGTGATCgccggttgtatgctaagttttccaaatgtgaattttggttaaagtcagtggcatttttgggccatattgtATCGAATGAAGGAATAAGGGTGGATTCACAAAAGATAGAGGCTGTGAAAGATTGGCCAAGGCCAACGACACCTACAGAAGTTCGAAGCTTCCTTGGATTGgcaggttattacagaaggtttgttgaaggtttttcttctatatctGCACCTCTTACTAAGCTAACTCACAAGGAaaccaaattccaatggaatgatgcatgtgaaaggagctttcaagagttgaaaagtaGGCTAACCTCAGCACCTGTGCTAGTGCTTCCAGAAGGCTCAGAGGgatatgcagtgtattgtgatgcttcaggagttggtttagggtgtgtacTAACACAACATGGTAAAGTGATTGCTTATGCCTCGAGACAATTGAGACCACACGAGAAAAACTAcccaacacatgatcttgagctagcagcggttgtatttgctttaaagatatggcgccactatttgtatgggatacACGTGAACATAtatacagatcataagagtttacagtatattttcaagcagaaagatctaaatttgaggcagcggaggtggctagagttaataaaagattatgatattgatatattataccatccagggaaagcaaatgtggtggcTGATGCTCTAAGTCGTAAGACACTCATGAGTACCAGTGATCAGAAAGGGGTAAAGCAAGGCATGGCTAAGGATCTGCGTCAACTAGCCAATCTAGGTGTTCGTCTACTCGAAACTCCAAGGAAGGATATTATTGTACATAATGCTACCGATTCTTCATTGATAagggaagtgaaagaaaaacagtgTTATGATCCTATTCTACAATGCCTTAAGGAGAAAGTAAGTCAGGGTATAATGAAGGAGTTTAGGCTTACACAAGATGGAGTACTTTATTGCCAAaacagattgtgtgtgcctgatgttaaTAGACTCAGAAGGAGAATAATGGAAGAAGCCCATCATTCAAGATATTCCATCcacccaggatctactaagatgtatcatgacctaaaaGGAGTGTTTTGGTGGGGAGGCATGAAAAAGGAccttgcagagtttgtggctcaaTGTCCTacttgtcaacaagtcaaagtagagcaccaaaagccaggTGGTTACATGCAATGTATagagattccaacttggaaatgGGATATgactaatatggattttgtaactggtttgcctcgttcaattaataagtttgactccatatgggtaatagttgatagacTCACGAAGTCAGCGCACTTCCTGCCAGTTAGGAGTGATTATACAGctgaagaatatgccaaattataccTCAAAGAGATAGTTAGGCTACATGGGGTCCCActctctattatatctgatcgaggAGCTCAATTCACGGCAAAATTTTGGAAGTCCTTTCAAAGGAGTTTAGGGACGCGAGTGAATTtgagtacagccttccatccccaAACAGACGGCCAAGCAGAGCGTACTATTCAAACACTTGAGGATATGTTGCGAACCTGTGcattagattttaaaggtagctgggtagaacacttgcctcttattgaatttgcctataataacagctaccattcgAGCATCAGGATGGCACCTtacgaagctttgtatgggaggaaatgtaggtcaccaattggttggttcgaagtgggtgaaaccacCTTGCTCGGGCCAGATTTAGTCCAACAAGCCATGGAAAAAGTTAAGGTGATACAACAACGGctaaaaacagcccaaagtcgtcataaatcatatgcagatattcgGAGAAGGGGGCTGGAATTCTctattggagattgggtatttttaaaggtatcaccaatgaaaggggttatgagatttggtaagaaggggaaactaagCCCACGTTACATAGGGCCATATAAGATTACCAAGAGGGtcggacaagttgcatatgaattagagctaccccaggaaCTTTCAAtggttcatccagtatttcatgtgtcaatgcttcgaaaatgCATAAGTGACCCCTCTCGTATCACTCCTATAGAAGATGTACAGGTCACAGAGGATCTTACTTATGAAGGGGTACCggttgctattctagatcgcc contains these protein-coding regions:
- the LOC124894157 gene encoding uncharacterized protein LOC124894157 yields the protein MDIARMQAFAQKLEDQRQRRRAQEIERGQAKRARSTGQPPRPSSSYSTASTPPQLQGSRNDQFGQRSEGQGTRTTRYSGSQQMPPRQPCRQCGRYHIGACRMGTDVCYWCGMPGHVIKDCPRRCRGDMAQPTGSAVASSSSVPPSGRGEQFPIGRGRGIRGTASSSVAQNRTYALGTRQNLEASPDVVIGTLSIFSHKAYALIDPGSTLSYITPLVAGKLGRTPKLLNQPLAVSTPTGESIIARRVYCDCIVTICDRDTLADLIELEMGYICHLVRVRDVEAESPTIQSVPIVNEFIDVFPEELPGLPPEREIDFGIDLLPGTEPISIPPYRMAPAELRELKEQLKDLVPNTFQRSI